The Desulfosporosinus acidiphilus SJ4 genome has a window encoding:
- a CDS encoding 4Fe-4S dicluster domain-containing protein — protein MINHCQIVYNHVNCLNVKKEFVNICRLCIDACPHQAISMYYELNPRHCTECGVCLAVCPSGGFVYRSSAKLFEYIKTTKKVVLSCPQAMQAGYEIPCLGILDRDLWMTLMLYAGEKELTIYTGVCSDCPDKEACRISVQTFKELHEAWKDHPQVKIKVVPDEGNSDIDETISLDAQNKSKSLLKISREKFEAMMAGGVSDEIDPIPKTRQFLEGTWKLREPAIKALPLPVLTVSEGCINCGECSEICPQGALTKKDSKEQLTLIYEPLKCTHCQRCVSICRSKALRMGIRSLSYRLFTGKILLHQGKRRFCLRCGQQVFDFFEPPLCMNCVSNNY, from the coding sequence GTGATTAATCATTGTCAAATTGTCTATAACCATGTAAATTGTCTCAATGTCAAAAAGGAATTTGTTAATATTTGCCGGCTGTGCATTGACGCTTGTCCCCATCAAGCCATTTCTATGTATTATGAACTAAACCCTCGACACTGTACGGAATGTGGGGTCTGCCTGGCAGTCTGCCCAAGCGGCGGATTTGTCTATCGCAGTTCTGCGAAGCTTTTTGAGTATATTAAGACTACAAAAAAAGTTGTCTTAAGCTGCCCCCAAGCAATGCAGGCAGGTTATGAAATTCCTTGTTTGGGGATTCTCGATCGTGACTTATGGATGACGCTCATGCTTTATGCCGGGGAGAAGGAATTGACAATATACACCGGAGTATGTTCAGACTGTCCGGACAAAGAAGCTTGCAGAATCAGTGTGCAGACGTTTAAAGAATTGCATGAAGCATGGAAAGATCATCCACAGGTCAAGATTAAGGTTGTACCTGACGAAGGGAACAGTGATATTGACGAAACCATATCACTTGATGCACAGAATAAGTCAAAGAGCTTGCTGAAAATTAGTCGTGAGAAATTTGAGGCGATGATGGCAGGCGGCGTCTCCGATGAAATAGATCCGATTCCGAAGACACGGCAGTTTTTGGAGGGAACTTGGAAATTGCGTGAACCAGCGATTAAGGCTCTTCCTCTGCCGGTATTGACTGTGAGCGAAGGTTGTATCAATTGCGGTGAATGTTCGGAGATTTGTCCTCAAGGAGCTTTGACTAAGAAAGATAGTAAAGAACAGTTAACCTTGATTTACGAACCATTGAAATGCACACACTGCCAAAGATGTGTCAGTATATGCCGTTCTAAAGCTTTAAGGATGGGCATCAGATCGTTATCGTATCGTTTATTTACTGGCAAAATTCTTTTGCATCAAGGAAAACGACGGTTCTGCCTCCGCTGCGGCCAGCAAGTATTTGACTTTTTTGAACCTCCTTTGTGTATGAATTGCGTATCAAATAATTATTAG
- the nrfD gene encoding NrfD/PsrC family molybdoenzyme membrane anchor subunit, translating into MDIITTFEKQPGKKLNSLRWRFKITPVRLMFMAIAAAAIAVILVRFIFGLGATTNLNDQWPWGLWIAFDVLLGVALAGGGYGTCLIVYVLRRDKFYPIARSTMLTSLLGYIVVVLGLLIEVGQWFNFWRPYVSWGHTSVLFEVFWCVSCYTLIQVLEFCEVATEKVFKGLHNFLKKAMPVLLIVGITLPTLHQSSLGELFYIMVGKENPLWWSVFLPPFFLLSSFFVGAGMIIIESTLSGKAFDHQVDSSVLRGLVRISGGAMLLYLILKIVDIAVKGTFANVFAFDLPSIMFLTELIFGVLIPIIIAFSSLSGTRKGLIWFGILDVAGVILNRFDVVFTGMGKYLNQYGGHYFPALTEVIVSLGLVSIACLAYLFIAENFNIIHHQGSETVDNLMPEDTDYAFTAR; encoded by the coding sequence ATGGATATTATTACCACATTCGAAAAACAACCAGGGAAGAAATTAAACAGTCTCAGATGGAGGTTTAAAATAACCCCCGTAAGATTAATGTTTATGGCCATCGCCGCCGCAGCTATAGCTGTCATCTTGGTGCGTTTTATCTTTGGCTTGGGAGCGACCACCAACCTTAACGACCAATGGCCCTGGGGATTATGGATTGCCTTTGACGTTTTGCTAGGGGTTGCCCTGGCAGGCGGCGGATATGGAACCTGCCTTATAGTCTATGTACTGCGTCGTGATAAGTTTTATCCAATTGCCAGAAGTACTATGCTGACATCTTTATTAGGTTATATCGTCGTCGTACTTGGGCTGTTGATTGAAGTAGGACAATGGTTTAACTTCTGGAGACCCTATGTATCATGGGGACATACCAGTGTATTGTTTGAAGTTTTCTGGTGCGTTTCTTGTTATACTCTGATTCAGGTTTTGGAATTCTGCGAAGTAGCAACAGAGAAAGTGTTTAAAGGTTTACACAATTTTCTTAAGAAAGCAATGCCTGTATTGTTGATCGTGGGTATTACTCTGCCAACACTACATCAATCGTCACTGGGCGAACTCTTTTATATTATGGTTGGCAAAGAGAATCCTCTTTGGTGGTCGGTATTTCTGCCGCCGTTCTTCCTGCTGTCATCATTTTTTGTTGGGGCAGGCATGATTATTATAGAAAGCACTCTCTCAGGTAAAGCATTTGATCATCAAGTTGACAGTTCTGTCCTTAGAGGGTTAGTCAGAATTTCTGGCGGAGCAATGCTCTTATATTTAATTTTAAAAATCGTGGATATAGCGGTAAAAGGAACTTTTGCCAATGTATTTGCATTTGATCTGCCTAGCATAATGTTCCTAACCGAGTTGATTTTCGGCGTATTGATACCGATCATCATAGCCTTTAGTTCCTTGTCCGGGACACGCAAAGGATTAATTTGGTTTGGAATACTTGATGTAGCCGGAGTCATATTAAATCGGTTTGATGTCGTGTTCACAGGAATGGGAAAATATTTAAACCAATATGGCGGTCATTATTTCCCCGCTCTGACGGAGGTTATAGTCAGCTTAGGCTTAGTCTCCATAGCTTGTTTAGCTTATTTATTCATAGCTGAAAACTTTAATATTATTCATCATCAAGGATCAGAGACTGTTGACAATCTAATGCCCGAAGATACCGATTATGCATTTACTGCGAGATAA
- a CDS encoding 4Fe-4S dicluster domain-containing protein translates to MAKGVLVDIPKCIGCESCSVACKLWNELGWDPQEKNKTALDRAKEPNKGLWPEEWTSINQYDIKKNGASVWRYVKTQCLHCEDPACASACFSKALQKLPEGPVIYDQKLCVGCRYCMMACPFDILRYEWKKAIPGVSKCQMCPSRVANNMETACTSVCPTGAIKFGDRDQLLAEAKKRIKENGYLNKVYGEKEAGGTSWLYISDTPFEQMRFRTDVTTKPLPSYTEGYMKLTPFIGGTWAAILAGLYIYNNKNKEPLE, encoded by the coding sequence ATGGCAAAGGGAGTACTCGTGGATATACCAAAATGTATTGGTTGCGAAAGCTGTTCGGTAGCTTGCAAATTGTGGAATGAACTTGGATGGGATCCGCAGGAGAAGAATAAGACGGCGTTAGACCGAGCTAAGGAACCGAACAAAGGCTTATGGCCTGAAGAATGGACATCAATCAATCAGTATGACATCAAGAAGAATGGTGCATCAGTCTGGAGATATGTCAAAACTCAATGTTTGCACTGTGAAGACCCAGCCTGTGCATCAGCCTGTTTCTCCAAGGCCTTGCAAAAGCTTCCCGAAGGACCTGTTATCTATGATCAGAAGTTGTGTGTAGGCTGCCGCTATTGCATGATGGCCTGTCCCTTCGACATATTAAGATATGAATGGAAAAAGGCAATTCCTGGAGTAAGCAAGTGCCAGATGTGCCCATCAAGGGTTGCAAACAATATGGAAACAGCATGCACTTCGGTATGTCCGACAGGAGCCATTAAATTTGGGGACAGAGACCAATTGTTGGCAGAAGCCAAAAAAAGAATCAAAGAAAACGGCTATCTAAACAAAGTCTATGGTGAAAAAGAAGCGGGAGGAACATCTTGGCTGTATATTTCAGACACGCCATTTGAACAGATGAGATTTAGAACTGATGTAACCACTAAGCCCTTACCTTCTTATACAGAGGGTTATATGAAACTTACACCATTTATAGGCGGTACTTGGGCGGCTATTTTAGCAGGACTCTATATTTATAACAATAAAAATAAGGAACCTCTGGAGTAA
- a CDS encoding [FeFe] hydrogenase, group A, with protein MASKKVSKLSRRSFLKFVGGASLVGVSLNLGGCGEVATAGTAVGGKGWMPTQYNAPGTWPTNVRGRVPIDPANPSIVRDDQKCILCGQCIEVCEKVQTVFRNYELPLKDEIVCVNCGQCTQWCPSGAISERDDTDKVYKAIANSNIKVVVQTAPATRIGLGEEFGLPVGTNVQGKQVAALRKLGFDVVFDTNFTADLTIMEEGTELVKRIKGELKKPLPQLTSCCPGWVKFVEYYYPDLIPNLSSAKSPQQMEGTLMKTYYAEKKNVDPKKIVSVAIMPCTAKKFECQRPELASAGKELNDKNVSPDVDVVLTTRELARMIKRAGIDFSSLPDGQYDKLMGSGTGAGAIFGTTGGVMEAAARSAYYLVTGQQPPSALWDLTPVRGMQGVKEAEINIPGVGNMKVAVISGLANARKVMDQIQAGNATWDFIEVMACPGGCEYGGGQPRAAAPPSDDVRNRRAASLYKIDANAKIRNSYENPEIKQIYADFLTSPMSEKAEELLHTTYISRASEFVAKKTQNI; from the coding sequence ATGGCAAGTAAAAAAGTGAGTAAATTGTCCAGGCGCTCTTTCCTCAAGTTTGTAGGAGGAGCAAGTTTAGTGGGTGTTTCGCTAAACTTAGGAGGATGTGGTGAGGTGGCTACCGCCGGAACTGCTGTCGGTGGAAAAGGGTGGATGCCAACTCAATACAATGCACCGGGTACTTGGCCTACCAATGTTCGCGGCCGCGTTCCAATTGATCCGGCAAATCCTTCAATCGTTAGAGATGACCAAAAGTGTATCCTTTGTGGTCAATGTATTGAAGTTTGTGAGAAAGTGCAAACGGTGTTTAGAAATTATGAACTGCCACTTAAAGACGAAATTGTTTGCGTCAATTGCGGACAGTGTACTCAATGGTGTCCTTCCGGGGCAATTTCTGAACGGGATGATACTGATAAAGTATATAAGGCTATCGCAAATTCCAATATCAAAGTCGTAGTACAGACCGCGCCGGCAACTCGAATCGGCCTCGGAGAAGAATTTGGCCTGCCTGTGGGAACGAATGTTCAGGGAAAACAAGTGGCTGCTTTACGAAAATTAGGGTTTGACGTAGTTTTTGATACGAATTTTACCGCTGACTTGACAATTATGGAAGAAGGCACAGAGCTTGTAAAACGTATTAAAGGTGAATTGAAAAAGCCTCTCCCGCAACTTACCTCGTGTTGCCCGGGGTGGGTAAAGTTTGTGGAATATTATTATCCTGATCTTATTCCTAATTTATCATCTGCGAAGTCTCCTCAACAAATGGAAGGCACATTGATGAAAACCTATTATGCAGAAAAGAAAAATGTCGATCCCAAAAAAATCGTTTCAGTAGCCATCATGCCCTGTACAGCCAAGAAATTTGAATGTCAGCGTCCTGAACTGGCTTCAGCCGGAAAAGAATTAAATGACAAAAATGTTTCTCCGGATGTGGATGTTGTTCTTACAACAAGAGAACTTGCCAGAATGATTAAAAGAGCCGGTATTGATTTTTCTTCTCTGCCTGATGGTCAGTATGATAAATTGATGGGCTCAGGGACAGGAGCAGGGGCTATTTTTGGTACCACGGGCGGTGTAATGGAAGCGGCAGCCCGTTCAGCCTATTATCTTGTAACGGGGCAGCAACCACCTTCAGCTCTATGGGATTTAACGCCTGTCAGAGGAATGCAGGGAGTGAAAGAGGCCGAAATCAATATCCCTGGTGTCGGCAATATGAAAGTTGCAGTAATTTCCGGTTTGGCCAATGCCCGGAAGGTCATGGATCAAATCCAAGCGGGCAATGCGACCTGGGATTTCATTGAAGTCATGGCTTGTCCTGGCGGCTGCGAATATGGCGGCGGACAACCCCGGGCAGCTGCTCCCCCATCAGACGACGTTCGCAATCGGCGTGCCGCATCATTATATAAAATTGACGCTAATGCCAAAATACGCAATAGTTATGAAAATCCCGAAATCAAGCAAATCTATGCAGATTTCTTGACATCTCCCATGAGCGAAAAGGCTGAAGAACTTTTACATACGACTTATATTTCCAGGGCTTCAGAGTTTGTTGCTAAAAAAACTCAGAATATTTAG
- a CDS encoding MBL fold metallo-hydrolase RNA specificity domain-containing protein has translation MNLTFLGAAQMVTGSCYLLETRGYKIIIDCGLFQGSKHIKEKNYNEFPFSPKDISLVLLTHAHTDHSGLIPKLYKNGYTGPVYTTNATIELCKIMLPDSGHIQEMEVERKNRKFTRAGLPLLTPIYTSEEAADCLNYFKGVEYREKFELLPGLQVCFQDAGHILGSAMIEVWVTEGEKTLKFVFSGDIGNAPEPYLEQPTCIADSDYLIMESTYGNRLHGNTSDRLNKFRDVINETFAKGGNLVIPSFAIERTQDLLYYLEILHDNKDIPPVDVYIDSPLAVEATKIFRHSFKYFNKETQDSIQRGEDPLNLPRLHFSLTAKDSMAINEIKGKAIIISASGMADAGRIKHHLKHNLWRSEATVLFVGYQAEGTLGRRLLNGDKQVTIHGEEISVKANIENIDGFSAHADQRGLLNWIQCSGTPAEGIILVHGEEEAQSDLAQKIKDQVGIEPLIPSLGETFHWNESGMTRSPKHWSADSNLKAETAEIKPMNDKNEVSSNTLNEALTDLMDKIHKLSEKERQRDNQSDALRNVLEIRELVDNKLRLTNKEK, from the coding sequence ATGAATCTAACATTTTTAGGGGCAGCACAAATGGTCACGGGTTCTTGTTATTTACTCGAAACAAGAGGGTATAAAATTATTATTGATTGCGGCTTATTCCAAGGGAGTAAACATATTAAAGAGAAAAATTACAACGAGTTCCCTTTTTCACCCAAAGACATATCGTTAGTTTTACTTACTCATGCTCATACTGATCATAGCGGTTTAATCCCCAAGCTCTATAAGAACGGCTATACCGGACCTGTGTATACTACTAATGCCACTATTGAATTGTGTAAAATTATGTTACCGGACAGCGGACATATTCAAGAGATGGAAGTGGAGCGAAAAAACCGCAAATTTACTCGGGCAGGGCTGCCATTATTGACCCCAATATATACATCGGAGGAAGCAGCGGATTGTCTTAACTACTTTAAAGGCGTTGAATATCGGGAAAAATTCGAACTCTTACCGGGCTTACAAGTATGCTTTCAGGATGCAGGACATATTTTAGGGTCTGCCATGATTGAAGTATGGGTTACCGAAGGAGAAAAAACATTAAAATTTGTATTTTCCGGTGATATCGGCAACGCACCGGAACCTTATTTAGAACAACCAACTTGTATAGCCGATAGTGATTATCTTATAATGGAATCAACCTATGGCAATCGCTTACACGGAAATACAAGTGATCGGCTCAATAAATTTAGAGATGTCATTAATGAGACGTTTGCCAAAGGAGGAAACCTCGTGATTCCATCCTTTGCAATTGAAAGAACTCAGGATCTTCTCTATTATCTGGAGATTTTGCACGATAATAAGGATATTCCTCCGGTAGATGTATATATTGATAGTCCTTTGGCTGTGGAAGCTACGAAAATCTTTCGACATAGTTTCAAATACTTTAATAAAGAAACTCAAGATTCAATCCAGCGGGGTGAAGACCCATTAAATTTACCCAGATTACATTTTAGCTTGACGGCTAAAGATTCTATGGCCATAAACGAGATTAAAGGGAAGGCCATTATTATTTCAGCAAGCGGTATGGCCGATGCCGGAAGAATCAAACACCATCTTAAACATAACCTTTGGCGTTCTGAGGCTACAGTATTATTCGTGGGATACCAGGCAGAGGGCACTTTAGGTCGTCGTCTGCTGAATGGAGATAAGCAAGTAACCATTCATGGAGAAGAAATATCTGTGAAAGCTAACATCGAGAATATTGATGGCTTTTCGGCACATGCGGATCAAAGAGGCCTGTTGAACTGGATTCAGTGCAGTGGAACTCCAGCTGAAGGAATCATCTTGGTCCATGGCGAAGAAGAGGCACAGTCGGATCTGGCGCAAAAAATTAAAGATCAAGTCGGTATAGAGCCACTGATTCCCTCACTCGGAGAAACCTTCCACTGGAACGAAAGTGGTATGACACGCAGTCCGAAGCATTGGAGTGCTGATAGCAACCTGAAAGCCGAGACCGCTGAAATAAAGCCCATGAATGACAAAAATGAAGTTTCGAGCAATACACTTAACGAAGCACTAACAGATTTAATGGACAAGATTCATAAGTTATCAGAGAAAGAACGCCAGCGAGACAATCAATCGGATGCTTTGCGAAATGTGCTTGAAATTAGAGAATTAGTAGATAATAAACTCCGCTTAACAAATAAAGAAAAATAA
- a CDS encoding universal stress protein encodes MFKKILVPTDVSEASRRALISALELARQFNSEVELFHVTYNPEAYWGYAVSYGIVVPQEQIEQLGEAALEAALTGIEASDIILHKKHISGHPATAIIEESKKDFDLIVMGSHGHGPITGAVLGSVTQRVLGHTQVPVLVVK; translated from the coding sequence ATGTTTAAAAAAATTCTTGTACCTACGGATGTTTCGGAGGCTTCACGACGAGCCCTAATTTCTGCCTTAGAACTCGCAAGGCAATTTAACTCTGAAGTTGAACTTTTCCATGTTACATATAATCCCGAGGCATATTGGGGTTATGCAGTGTCCTATGGTATTGTCGTACCGCAAGAGCAAATAGAACAACTAGGAGAAGCCGCCTTGGAGGCAGCTTTAACAGGAATTGAGGCAAGTGATATTATCCTGCACAAAAAACATATTTCAGGGCACCCTGCGACTGCAATTATTGAAGAATCTAAAAAAGACTTTGACCTCATAGTCATGGGGAGTCATGGTCATGGACCTATTACGGGCGCTGTATTAGGCAGCGTAACACAACGTGTTCTTGGGCATACACAAGTTCCGGTACTGGTAGTAAAGTAG
- a CDS encoding chromate transporter: MEDLSKLDNHDDTEKNSLDISWQKVAAVYLKIGTIGFGGGYAVMDLIHSELVDKKQWLSEQRYKNTLSLAEMAPGALTVNILAGIAYRLGGIKTMVLATAALLFPSFLLIVTLAGIFLRLEGNYLVRGAMEGLTSGVVGLMLAVVWDLVKRFPHRWYYYLSATCALAASLLLKLNPIWLVLLGAGTGAFKFFIQRIFLK, encoded by the coding sequence ATGGAAGACCTATCCAAACTTGATAACCATGACGATACAGAGAAAAACTCATTAGATATTTCATGGCAAAAGGTTGCCGCTGTTTACTTAAAAATCGGTACAATTGGTTTCGGCGGCGGCTATGCCGTTATGGATCTCATTCATTCCGAGTTAGTGGATAAAAAACAATGGCTGAGCGAACAACGCTATAAAAACACATTATCTTTGGCGGAAATGGCTCCTGGGGCTTTGACTGTAAATATCCTAGCAGGAATTGCCTATCGCCTCGGGGGAATAAAAACCATGGTTTTAGCAACTGCGGCTCTATTGTTCCCTTCATTTTTACTTATTGTAACGCTGGCGGGTATTTTTTTAAGGTTGGAAGGCAACTATTTAGTACGGGGAGCGATGGAAGGCTTAACTTCCGGGGTCGTTGGACTGATGTTAGCTGTGGTCTGGGACCTAGTCAAAAGATTCCCTCATCGATGGTATTATTATTTAAGTGCCACCTGTGCTCTTGCAGCAAGTCTTCTTTTAAAGCTCAACCCAATATGGCTGGTTTTATTGGGAGCAGGAACAGGTGCTTTCAAGTTCTTTATACAAAGGATATTTTTAAAATGA
- a CDS encoding chromate transporter, translated as MKILILLAYSFLKVGFFGFGGGFAMIPLMEHLAVKQNHWLTYSQFSAAIALGQVTPGPVSISATFIGYKVAGFWGALVATIAVFLPSLAVIYLLEIFYLKIRGNPLTQSIMHGVIPIIVALILNVAYSMGKSSVQSLWQFLIIVIVAILAMRKSLNYGVLIAGSILTGILFSVNW; from the coding sequence ATGAAAATCCTGATATTATTGGCGTATTCGTTTTTAAAAGTAGGGTTCTTTGGTTTTGGCGGAGGTTTTGCTATGATTCCTTTAATGGAGCACTTAGCTGTTAAACAGAACCACTGGCTCACTTATTCCCAGTTTTCAGCGGCTATTGCTTTAGGTCAAGTAACTCCCGGGCCGGTATCAATCAGTGCGACATTTATTGGATACAAAGTAGCAGGTTTTTGGGGAGCGTTAGTTGCCACAATTGCAGTCTTTTTGCCCTCATTGGCAGTCATATATCTTTTGGAAATATTTTATTTAAAAATCAGAGGAAATCCGCTTACCCAATCAATCATGCATGGTGTTATCCCGATTATTGTCGCCCTTATTTTAAATGTTGCCTATTCGATGGGTAAATCATCAGTCCAATCCCTCTGGCAGTTTTTAATAATAGTTATCGTGGCAATTCTCGCTATGCGAAAATCGCTGAATTACGGTGTTTTAATTGCTGGCTCAATCTTAACTGGAATTTTATTCAGTGTAAACTGGTAA